A window of the Parvularcula bermudensis HTCC2503 genome harbors these coding sequences:
- a CDS encoding MerR family transcriptional regulator produces the protein MAITSPRAALKRAELAGRLGCNLETIRYYEKIGLLPEPARTASGHRLYSNEDQVRLRFILRARSLGFSVEDVRSLLGINDGRPSCAEVRALAEAHRGDIRKRIADLKQMDRRLGEIMAGCTGAETPDCALTDKLFEDS, from the coding sequence ATGGCCATCACATCGCCGCGAGCAGCACTCAAACGGGCTGAACTGGCCGGGCGGCTCGGCTGCAATCTTGAAACGATCCGCTATTATGAAAAGATCGGCCTTCTGCCCGAACCGGCCCGCACGGCCAGTGGCCACCGGCTGTATTCAAATGAAGATCAGGTACGACTGCGTTTCATATTGCGAGCCCGCAGCCTCGGCTTCTCCGTGGAAGATGTACGCTCGCTACTTGGCATCAATGATGGCAGGCCGAGCTGCGCGGAGGTCAGGGCGCTGGCAGAAGCACATCGGGGCGATATCCGTAAACGCATCGCCGATCTGAAGCAGATGGATCGACGGCTCGGCGAGATCATGGCTGGTTGCACCGGCGCTGAAACACCCGATTGCGCACTCACCGACAAACTGTTCGAAGATAGCTGA
- a CDS encoding efflux RND transporter permease subunit — protein sequence MINLMHRLAGGRLLAAMAALALSIGGLFAFRSLPVDAFPDPSPSLVQVFTETEGLSPEEVERYVTYPIETAMSGLPKVDEIRSTSNFGLSVINIYFEDGTDVYFARQVVGERLGEAADAIPDGFGTPKMGPISTGLGIIMYYRLVDETGERSLVELREIADWMIKYPLQSVEGVTEVLSLGGFEKQYQVRLDPDQLTSYDLSVGEVIAALESANRTAGAQFIEIGAEQYTVRGVGLARSLDDLRETPVKTVDGRTVRVSDLGEVAIGGGVRQGLATANGEGETVAGLVLKLYGTNTSEVIENAQARFEEINLSLPDGVKAVPYYDQGTLVKKAAATVTTALWQGALLVAVIVFLFLGGWRPSLVVVMAIPFSVGFAFIAMKALGIGANLMTLGGVAIAIGMMVDGAIVIAENVDRGLRERREGEDSRTTVARASAEVIAPLIAAVAVVVIVFLPLFSLQGTEGKTFRPLAASAALAMTGSLIYAALIAPAMALGLMRPPKSNSQESDSRLVSLIKPLAAFFVRRRLAAVGLAGVLLLVGGLSATRLGSEFTPALEEGDVLLRVTMAPSISLTEAKETSTRIETRLLEAFPEISSIVSRIGRGEVGAHADPVNSIEAFVALKPRSEWRNGISPDELRASISENLGGFPGVRVNVGQPIAMSVDELLTGTKAQLAVKIFGPDTAVLLEGSQDLQSILQEVPGATDVQADQITGAPQLVVSLNRPALGRYGLSVEEALDALRSGVGGAEAGAVFEGVRQFPVIVRYAEEDRDTPEAIGRIILESSSGARVPLESVANIREIVGPRQITRENGERFITVQLNVRGRDIGSYVADAQQSVASQLDLPAGYRVEWGGQFELQQEANARFAVVIPITLGIVFLILLLTFGRMKSAILILLNIPLALTGGAMALWLAGLPISVPATVGFIALFGIALGNGMVLVSFMDDFAREGRGRDELAVEAAGLRARPVLMTALTTALGLAPLLFASGVGAEVQRPLATVVMGGLVSSTVLTLLVLPALHRWFAPKPDAHHSLLEAEHVHPS from the coding sequence ATGATCAATTTGATGCACCGCCTTGCGGGTGGCCGGCTGCTTGCCGCCATGGCCGCACTCGCCCTGTCGATCGGGGGGCTGTTTGCCTTTCGCAGCCTGCCTGTCGACGCTTTTCCCGATCCCTCACCTTCTCTGGTCCAAGTCTTCACCGAAACTGAAGGCCTGTCGCCCGAAGAGGTCGAACGCTATGTCACCTATCCGATCGAGACGGCCATGTCCGGCCTCCCCAAGGTCGACGAGATCCGCTCGACATCCAATTTTGGCCTGTCCGTCATCAATATCTATTTCGAGGATGGCACGGACGTCTATTTCGCCCGCCAAGTCGTCGGCGAGCGCCTCGGCGAGGCCGCCGACGCCATTCCCGACGGCTTCGGCACACCCAAGATGGGGCCGATTTCGACCGGCCTTGGTATCATCATGTACTACCGGCTCGTCGATGAGACCGGCGAGCGGTCGCTGGTTGAGCTGCGCGAGATTGCCGACTGGATGATCAAGTATCCGCTTCAGTCGGTTGAAGGGGTGACGGAGGTTCTGTCACTAGGGGGTTTCGAGAAGCAGTACCAGGTCCGCCTCGATCCCGATCAGCTGACATCCTATGACCTCAGCGTCGGCGAGGTGATTGCCGCCCTGGAAAGCGCCAATCGGACGGCCGGCGCGCAATTCATCGAAATTGGCGCCGAACAGTACACGGTGCGCGGGGTCGGGCTCGCTCGATCTCTCGATGATCTGCGTGAAACGCCGGTCAAGACCGTGGATGGACGAACCGTCCGCGTCAGCGACCTCGGTGAAGTCGCGATAGGTGGCGGCGTCCGGCAGGGGCTCGCAACTGCCAATGGCGAAGGTGAGACCGTGGCCGGTCTCGTCCTGAAACTTTATGGCACCAACACGTCTGAGGTGATCGAGAACGCTCAGGCGCGCTTCGAAGAGATCAACCTGTCGCTTCCCGACGGTGTCAAAGCCGTCCCGTATTATGATCAGGGCACGCTGGTGAAAAAGGCGGCTGCGACCGTGACGACCGCGCTCTGGCAGGGCGCGCTCCTGGTCGCCGTCATCGTCTTCCTGTTCCTCGGCGGCTGGCGGCCAAGTCTTGTTGTCGTCATGGCTATTCCCTTCTCGGTCGGCTTTGCCTTCATCGCGATGAAGGCCCTCGGCATCGGGGCCAATCTGATGACGCTGGGCGGGGTAGCGATCGCCATCGGGATGATGGTCGACGGCGCCATCGTCATCGCCGAGAACGTGGATCGCGGCTTGCGCGAACGACGCGAGGGTGAAGATAGCCGCACGACGGTCGCGCGAGCGAGCGCCGAAGTGATCGCGCCGCTAATTGCTGCCGTCGCCGTGGTGGTCATCGTCTTCCTGCCGCTCTTTTCGCTACAGGGCACTGAAGGCAAGACGTTTCGGCCGCTCGCCGCTTCTGCCGCGCTCGCCATGACAGGGTCGCTGATCTATGCCGCGCTCATCGCTCCGGCGATGGCGCTCGGCCTCATGCGTCCGCCCAAGAGCAATAGCCAGGAGAGCGACAGCCGGCTTGTTTCGCTGATCAAGCCGCTTGCGGCCTTCTTCGTCCGGCGACGTCTCGCGGCGGTCGGGCTAGCAGGCGTCCTGCTTCTGGTTGGGGGGCTCTCTGCGACACGCCTTGGCTCGGAGTTCACGCCTGCGCTGGAGGAAGGCGATGTCCTGTTGCGTGTGACGATGGCGCCGTCCATCTCACTAACCGAAGCAAAGGAAACGTCGACCCGCATCGAGACAAGACTGCTTGAAGCCTTCCCCGAGATCAGTTCCATTGTCAGCCGGATCGGTCGTGGGGAAGTCGGCGCGCATGCCGACCCGGTCAACAGTATCGAGGCCTTCGTGGCGCTCAAACCCCGAAGCGAATGGCGCAATGGCATCAGCCCGGATGAACTCCGGGCGTCGATCTCCGAGAATCTCGGCGGCTTTCCAGGCGTCAGGGTCAATGTTGGCCAGCCGATCGCCATGTCTGTTGATGAGCTCCTGACCGGCACAAAGGCGCAACTGGCGGTCAAGATCTTCGGTCCGGATACGGCGGTCCTGCTGGAAGGCTCGCAGGACTTGCAGTCCATTCTTCAGGAGGTTCCTGGGGCGACCGACGTCCAGGCCGATCAGATCACCGGCGCGCCGCAGCTTGTGGTCTCGCTCAACCGTCCTGCGCTCGGCCGGTATGGACTGAGCGTGGAGGAGGCGCTCGATGCCTTGCGTTCCGGCGTCGGCGGGGCAGAGGCTGGTGCCGTTTTCGAGGGAGTGCGCCAGTTTCCCGTCATCGTGCGCTATGCCGAAGAGGACCGGGACACGCCGGAGGCCATTGGACGGATTATTCTGGAATCGTCCAGCGGCGCACGGGTTCCACTCGAAAGCGTGGCAAACATCAGGGAGATTGTCGGTCCACGTCAGATCACGCGCGAGAATGGTGAGCGATTCATCACCGTTCAGCTCAATGTGAGAGGACGCGACATTGGCAGCTATGTCGCTGATGCGCAGCAATCGGTCGCCAGTCAGCTCGACCTGCCGGCTGGTTATCGCGTCGAATGGGGCGGACAGTTCGAACTCCAGCAGGAAGCGAATGCGCGGTTCGCCGTCGTGATTCCGATCACGCTCGGTATCGTGTTCCTGATCCTGCTATTGACGTTCGGGCGGATGAAATCGGCCATCCTGATCCTGCTCAACATTCCGCTGGCGCTGACCGGCGGGGCGATGGCGCTCTGGCTTGCTGGCCTGCCGATCTCGGTGCCCGCCACGGTCGGCTTCATTGCCCTGTTCGGTATCGCGCTCGGCAATGGCATGGTGCTGGTCAGTTTCATGGATGATTTTGCCAGGGAGGGCCGTGGTCGCGATGAACTTGCCGTCGAGGCGGCAGGCTTGCGGGCACGTCCTGTGCTGATGACCGCCCTTACGACGGCGCTCGGCCTTGCGCCGCTGCTCTTCGCAAGTGGTGTCGGTGCTGAAGTGCAGCGGCCACTGGCCACGGTGGTCATGGGCGGGCTGGTCTCCTCGACCGTGCTCACTTTGCTGGTGCTACCCGCCCTTCACCGCTGGTTCGCACCAAAGCCCGACGCGCACCATTCCTTGTTGGAGGCCGAGCATGTTCATCCATCGTGA